The Aspergillus luchuensis IFO 4308 DNA, chromosome 7, nearly complete sequence genome has a segment encoding these proteins:
- a CDS encoding cytochrome P450 (COG:Q;~EggNog:ENOG410PUEJ;~InterPro:IPR001128,IPR017972,IPR002401,IPR036396;~TransMembrane:1 (o6-26i);~go_function: GO:0005506 - iron ion binding [Evidence IEA];~go_function: GO:0016705 - oxidoreductase activity, acting on paired donors, with incorporation or reduction of molecular oxygen [Evidence IEA];~go_function: GO:0020037 - heme binding [Evidence IEA];~go_process: GO:0055114 - oxidation-reduction process [Evidence IEA]), whose product MYKEIIVVFSILIVLKAVLAPIYTYLRDPKGLKRFPGVSVAPLTDLWRVWKQYLRTRTVAVHKAHLKYGSIVRVGPTHLSFSTPEAIRHIYGHGTPALKDDFYQTFNSTHLNVSDAQDRDIHSIKRKRFAIAFSQKRIVELEHVVQDHLRRVSRILDSSKGEEVDMKQIMMHLLLEARYQLQHITTHFVRERVSMDIERVDAGLPPLDDLMTTLVWDRNREQPLCLELGELVTEAQNLFSAAGGNTEISLTNIIWYLASNPHVVRRLRAELADALPLHNDSSNPISYDLVKNLPYLRACIDEGLRLRPSIPGGLPRVVPKGGMMVSGEWLEEGTTVSLSTYTVHRYPDVFGLDPERYIPERWLQPGSRDMQRGFLAFSQGGRGCLGRNIAYFQMQLVIAALVWRYDLTLREEGWELETMETFSAHTGSLPVVVTRRE is encoded by the exons ATGTACAAAGAGATTATTGTCGTGTTTAGTATTCTTATCGTTCTCAAGGCTGTCCTCGCCCCCATATACACATATCTTCGTGACCCCAAAGGTCTGAAGCGCTTCCCTGGAGTGTCAGTCGCTCCCTTAACTGATCTCTGGAGAGTATGGAAGCAATATCTTCGTACACGTACCGTGGCAGTTCATAAAGCACACCTCAAATATGGCAGCATTGTTCGAGTCGGGCCAACCCACCTCTCCTTTTCAACGCCTGAAGCAATCCGCCACATCTACGGCCACGGAACACCAGCACTGAAAGATGATTTTTACCAGACATTCAACTCAACTCACCTCAACGTATCTGACGCTCAGGATAGAGATATCCATAGTATCAAACGAAAGCGATTTGCCATTGCCTTCTCCCAGAAACGTATCGTTGAGCTCGAGCATGTGGTTCAAGACCACCTGCGGCGTGTCTCGCGCATACTGGACTCTTCcaagggggaggaagtggacaTGAAGCAGATAATGATGCACCTCTT GCTGGAAGCACGGTACCAGCTCCAACACATCACCACGCACTTTGTGCGCGAACGAGTAAGCATGGACATTGAGCGAGTGGACGCAGGTCTCCCGCCACTAGACGATCTTATGACCACGCTCGTTTGGGACAGAAACCGCGAGCAACCTCTGTGTTTGGAGCTGGGTGAACTAGTGACAGAGGCCCAAAACCTCTTCAGTGCTGCCGGAGGAAACACCGAAATCTCTCTGACCAACATCATCTGGTACCTCGCCAGCAATCCACACGTAGTCCGACGTCTTCGTGCGGAACTTGCAGATGCACTTCCACTACACAATGATTCATCAAACCCCATATCATATGACTTGGTCAAAAACCTTCCCTATCTCCGTGCCTGCATAGATGAAGGCCTACGTCTTcgtccctccatccccggtGGTCTTCCTCGCGTTGTCCCGAAGGGAGGTATGATGGTGTCTGGTGAGTGGTTAGAAGAAGGCACTACCGTATCTCTATCCACGTATACCGTCCACCGTTATCCGGATGTCTTCGGTCTCGATCCCGAGCGGTATATCCCTGAGCGGTGGTTGCAGCCTGGGTCGCGTGATATGCAGCGCGGGTTTCTGGCTTTCTCacagggaggaagaggatgtctGGGACGAAATATTGCTTATTTTCAGATGCAGTTGGTTATTGCGGCGTTGGTCTGGAGGTATGATCTTACCTTaagggaggaagggtggGAGTTGGAGACTATGGAGACGTTTAGTGCGCATACGGGGAGCTTGCCTGTTGTTGTCACGAGACGGGAGTAG
- a CDS encoding uncharacterized protein (COG:T;~EggNog:ENOG410PKHA;~InterPro:IPR019819,IPR019826,IPR002018,IPR029058;~MEROPS:MER0033188;~PFAM:PF00135;~SECRETED:SignalP(1-21)) has protein sequence MGVRAFSFFVAAAQLSAVTAAASRLTVDTTVGRLYGMINGSAPDVAQFLGVPFAAPPVNELRFAPPQTKPAEAIIDATKIGPSCRQYPLITKTDPSVYTFDSPWLQPYGPTSEDCLTLNVWSPLHAVNETDEPLPVLIWMFGGGFYEGGLLTNGFDPSNWIQRTQSHIVVAINYRVNIFGFPNAAGLAETQQNLNFGLLDQRFAVEWVRDNIAAFGGDPSKITLWGQSSGAASTDYYNYAWPDDPIVSGLIMHSGSVFATGSSVDFEHTNFTFVAEHMGCGDLSPRAELACMRNVSADSIIQFYENYTLYSTGPTLKFTTIVDNVTKFEDYTARANAGNYSKLPAILGTNANEEASLVAWAGPQGPNMTYVHEETVSTHLCPANYNGHLRYNTSSLSFRFFNTANFSNISPRPWEGAYHSSELPLLFGTYSEYGGPATPFETAVASHWQDLYVAFMRDPVNALPAMGWPAYHPDGYAMMFAANGTVTSLLPMSTLETPCAGIPEPTIG, from the exons ATGGGGGTAAGagccttcagcttcttcgtTGCTGCAGCTCAGCTTTCTGCAGTGACTGCGGCAGCATCTCGTCTAACTGTCGATACAACCGTTGGGCGGCTGTATGGCATGATCAATGGTTCAGCTCCGGATGTTGCGCAGTTTCTTGGGGTTCCCTTTGCAGCACCTCCTGTGAACGAGCTACGATTTGCACCTCCCCAGACGAAGCCTGCAGAGGCAATAATCGATGCCACGAAGATTGGGCCTTCTTGCCGGCAATATCCGTTGATCACAAAGACAGACCCATCTGTGTACACGTTTGACTCTCCTTGGCTACAACCATATGGACCGACATCAGAGGATTGCCTGACTCTCAATGTTTGGAGCCCATTGCATGCCGTCAATGAGACGGATGAGCCATTGCCAGTGTTGATCTGGATGTTCGGCGGAGGGTTCTACGAGGGAGGGCTCTTGACGAACGGTTTTGATCCGAGTAATTGGATCCAAAGGACACAGTCTCATATTGTCGTCGCCATCAA CTACCGGGTCAACATCTTCGGCTTTCCCAACGCTGCAGGCCTGGCTGAGACCCAGCAGAACCTAAACTTCGGACTTCTTGACCAAAGATTCGCCGTTGAATGGGTTCGTGATAATATTGCTGCTTTTGGAGGAGACCCATCCAAGATTACTCTCTGGGGCCAGAGCTCTGGAGCAGCCAGCACGGATTATTACAACTACGCCTGGCCCGATGATCCCATTGTGTCTGGCCTGATCATGCATTCAGGCAGTGTCTTTGCTACAGGTTCCAGTGTGGACTTCGAGCATACGAACTTCACCTTTGTGGCTGAGCACATGGGCTGCGGCGATCTCTCCCCTCGAGCAGAATTGGCTTGCATGAGGAACGTTAGCGCAGACTCCATCATTCAGTTTTACGAAAACTACACCTTGTACTCGACCGGTCCTACTCTGAAGTTCACAACTATTGTGGACAATGTGACCAAATTTGAGGACTACACTGCTAGGGCTAATGCAGGAAATTACTCAAAGCTT CCCGCTATTCTCGGCACCAACGCCAATGAAGAAGCCTCTTTGGTTGCTTGGGCTGGACCCCAAGGTCCAAACATGACCTACGTTCACGAAGAGACCGTGTCCACCCACCTCTGTCCGGCAAACTACAATGGGCA TCTTCGCTACAACAcctcatccctctccttccgcttcttcaatACGGCTAACTTCAGTAACATTTCCCCTCGACCTTGGGAAGGGGCTTACCACAGCTCCGAACTCCCCTTGCTCTTTGGCACATACTCGGAGTATGGCGGACCCGCTACGCCTTTCGAGACCGCCGTAGCATCCCACTGGCAAGATCTCTATGTTGCGTTCATGCGGGACCCGGTCAATGCGCTCCCAGCAATGGGATGGCCTGCGTATCATCCTGATGGGTATGCGATGATGTTTGCTGCCAACGGGACCGTTACGAGTCTGCTGCCAATGAGTACTTTGGAGACCCCGTGTGCTGGCATTCCCGAGCCAACTATAGGATGA